In Croceicoccus sp. Ery15, a genomic segment contains:
- a CDS encoding MAPEG family protein has translation MAVEIRILAYAAILLLVHIFAEGHAKTKQYGTSWNTGARDEDLPPLNKIAGRLGRARGNYMETLPIAVIALLGVVVADKTSAMTALGGWLWLGARIVYLPLYWAGVPVVRTLCFLVSLVGLGMVLWPLLFAS, from the coding sequence ATGGCTGTCGAAATCCGTATCCTTGCCTATGCGGCGATCCTGCTGCTGGTCCATATTTTCGCCGAAGGCCATGCCAAGACGAAACAATATGGCACCAGCTGGAACACCGGCGCGCGGGACGAGGATTTGCCCCCGCTTAACAAGATCGCGGGCAGGCTGGGCCGCGCGCGCGGCAATTACATGGAAACGCTGCCCATCGCCGTCATTGCCCTGCTGGGCGTCGTCGTTGCGGACAAGACCAGCGCGATGACGGCGCTGGGAGGCTGGTTGTGGCTGGGCGCGCGGATCGTTTACCTGCCGCTATACTGGGCAGGCGTTCCGGTGGTGCGGACCTTGTGCTTTCTGGTCAGCCTTGTCGGGCTGGGCATGGTGCTCTGGCCGCTGCTGTTCGCCAGCTAG
- a CDS encoding fatty acyl-AMP ligase: MTQTPERAEDLVPTPNEDALERRFADFGTFAEALDYAARGTRGLNFHDARGRLVRPYPFSELRDDALKMAWRLIAAGIKPGDRIALIAETGTDFAALFCGAVYAGAWPVPLPLPTSFGGKESYIDQLAVQLASSDPKVLFYPEEIAAMTKAACDRQGCEGIDWNSFATRDAVETALPELSGDDICYLQYSSGSTRFPHGVAVTHTALLNNLAGHSHGMALSDNDRCISWLPWYHDMGLVGCFLSLIANQVSGDYLKTEDFARRPLAWLDLISRNEGKSISYSPTFGYDICARRISSQSNVAERFDLSRWRLAGNGADMIRPDVMQNFVDAFAEAGFKANAFTPSYGLAEATLAVTIMPPGEGIKVELVEEERLSGVPRDLSRPARYRAIVNCGKAVRDMDVVIRGEDGHTLGDHMIGKVWCRGPSVMHSYFRDPEATEACLVPSGDGKGAWLDTGDMGYMVDGYLFIVGRAKDMIIINGKNHWPQDIEWAVEQLPGFHQGDIAAFAIQADNGEEVPAVLVHCRVSDPVERVRLHDEIRDKVRAITGMNCVVELVPPRTLPRTSSGKLSRAKAKKLYLAGEIEPYRLAA, encoded by the coding sequence ATGACGCAGACCCCCGAACGGGCCGAGGATCTCGTCCCGACCCCGAACGAAGACGCGCTGGAACGCCGCTTCGCCGATTTCGGCACTTTTGCCGAGGCATTGGATTATGCGGCGCGCGGGACACGCGGCCTCAACTTCCACGACGCGCGCGGCCGTCTGGTGCGCCCCTACCCGTTTTCCGAACTGCGCGACGACGCGCTGAAGATGGCCTGGCGCCTGATCGCTGCGGGCATCAAGCCGGGCGACCGCATCGCGTTGATCGCCGAAACCGGCACGGATTTCGCCGCCCTGTTCTGCGGCGCGGTCTATGCGGGTGCCTGGCCCGTTCCGCTGCCGCTGCCGACCAGCTTTGGCGGTAAGGAAAGCTATATCGACCAGCTGGCGGTCCAGCTGGCCAGCTCCGATCCCAAGGTGCTGTTCTATCCCGAAGAAATCGCCGCCATGACCAAGGCGGCGTGCGATCGTCAGGGTTGCGAGGGGATCGACTGGAACAGCTTTGCGACGCGCGACGCGGTGGAAACCGCGCTGCCCGAACTGTCGGGCGACGATATCTGCTATCTGCAATATTCCTCCGGCTCGACCCGTTTTCCGCACGGCGTGGCGGTGACGCATACGGCGCTGCTGAATAATCTGGCGGGCCATTCGCATGGCATGGCGCTGTCGGATAACGACCGCTGCATCAGCTGGCTGCCGTGGTATCACGACATGGGCCTTGTCGGCTGTTTCCTGTCGCTGATCGCCAATCAGGTGTCGGGCGATTACCTCAAGACCGAGGATTTCGCCCGTCGTCCGCTGGCATGGCTCGACCTGATCAGCCGCAACGAAGGCAAGTCGATCAGCTATTCGCCGACCTTCGGTTACGACATTTGCGCACGCCGCATATCCAGCCAGTCGAACGTGGCCGAACGGTTCGACCTTTCGCGCTGGCGGCTTGCGGGCAATGGCGCGGACATGATCCGCCCCGACGTAATGCAGAATTTCGTCGATGCCTTTGCCGAAGCCGGTTTCAAGGCCAATGCCTTTACCCCCAGCTATGGCCTTGCCGAAGCAACGCTGGCCGTGACGATCATGCCGCCCGGCGAAGGGATCAAGGTCGAACTGGTCGAGGAAGAGCGCCTGTCGGGCGTGCCGCGCGATCTGTCGCGCCCTGCCCGCTATCGCGCCATCGTCAATTGCGGCAAGGCCGTGCGCGACATGGACGTGGTGATCCGCGGCGAGGACGGGCACACGTTGGGCGATCACATGATCGGCAAGGTGTGGTGCCGCGGCCCCAGCGTGATGCACAGCTATTTCCGCGACCCCGAAGCGACCGAGGCATGCCTGGTCCCAAGCGGTGACGGAAAGGGCGCATGGCTGGATACCGGCGACATGGGTTACATGGTCGATGGCTATCTGTTCATCGTCGGCCGCGCCAAGGACATGATCATCATCAATGGCAAGAACCATTGGCCGCAAGATATCGAATGGGCCGTGGAACAGCTTCCCGGTTTCCATCAGGGCGATATCGCCGCCTTTGCGATCCAGGCCGACAATGGCGAGGAAGTGCCCGCCGTGCTGGTCCATTGCCGCGTGTCCGATCCCGTCGAACGCGTCCGCCTGCATGACGAGATCCGCGACAAGGTTCGCGCCATCACCGGCATGAATTGCGTCGTCGAACTGGTGCCCCCGCGCACCCTGCCGCGCACCAGTTCGGGCAAGCTGTCGCGCGCCAAGGCAAAGAAGCTCTATCTCGCTGGAGAGATCGAGCCCTATCGCCTCGCGGCGTAA
- a CDS encoding regulatory protein RecX, with product MTEDAGPYPRTSRRARAVRPLDAARLEEMALGYVARFATTAKGLERYCRRKLRERGWAEEEPQPDIAALVERFVRNGYVNDSEYARIRQGGLLRRGYGARRIHAALDHAGVAEDQRGDLDEGEARRAALRLARKRRFGPFGPDETPPADRALREKQVAAMIRAGHPLDSARELVDAPDRQSALEWAGIFDEEF from the coding sequence ATGACAGAGGATGCGGGCCCTTATCCACGAACATCTCGCCGCGCAAGAGCGGTAAGGCCGCTGGATGCCGCCCGTCTTGAGGAGATGGCGCTGGGTTATGTCGCCCGTTTCGCCACCACGGCCAAGGGTCTGGAACGATATTGCAGGCGCAAGCTGCGCGAACGCGGATGGGCAGAGGAAGAGCCGCAGCCCGATATCGCGGCACTGGTCGAACGCTTTGTTCGCAACGGATATGTGAACGACAGCGAATATGCCCGCATCCGTCAGGGTGGGCTGTTGCGGCGCGGCTATGGTGCGCGGCGCATTCATGCCGCGCTGGACCATGCCGGCGTGGCCGAGGACCAGCGCGGCGATCTGGACGAGGGAGAGGCGCGCCGTGCCGCGCTGCGACTGGCGCGCAAGCGGCGGTTCGGCCCGTTCGGCCCCGATGAAACCCCGCCTGCCGACAGGGCTTTGCGCGAAAAACAGGTTGCGGCCATGATCCGCGCCGGTCACCCACTGGACAGCGCCCGTGAATTGGTCGATGCGCCGGACCGGCAATCCGCACTGGAATGGGCGGGCATTTTCGACGAGGAATTCTGA
- a CDS encoding DUF192 domain-containing protein yields the protein MSLRNGMMVAAAALVLGLSGGLAGCTQAEAPASAAATEMAAVHPESGLPLVPLTITSGGKDIAFTVEYTTTPQSQMKGLMFRTELGPNEGMIFPNKVMNPAAPPAPRGFYMKNTVIPLDLIFIKADSTIESIAANAVPYSLDTIESQGPVIAVLELAGGRAAELGLKPGDKVAWDEPAG from the coding sequence ATGTCGCTTCGTAACGGGATGATGGTGGCAGCGGCGGCGCTGGTCCTTGGTCTTTCGGGCGGACTGGCCGGTTGCACGCAGGCAGAGGCACCCGCCAGCGCGGCTGCGACCGAAATGGCGGCGGTCCATCCCGAATCGGGCCTGCCGCTTGTTCCGCTGACGATTACCAGTGGTGGCAAGGATATCGCCTTTACCGTCGAATATACCACGACCCCCCAGTCGCAGATGAAGGGGCTGATGTTCCGCACCGAGCTTGGTCCGAACGAGGGGATGATTTTCCCCAACAAGGTCATGAACCCCGCCGCGCCGCCCGCGCCGCGCGGTTTTTACATGAAGAACACGGTCATCCCGCTGGACCTGATCTTTATCAAGGCCGATTCGACGATCGAGAGCATTGCCGCGAATGCCGTCCCCTATTCGCTGGACACCATCGAATCGCAGGGGCCGGTGATCGCGGTGCTGGAACTGGCAGGCGGGCGGGCCGCCGAACTGGGGCTGAAACCCGGCGACAAGGTGGCCTGGGACGAACCGGCGGGCTGA
- a CDS encoding NADH:ubiquinone oxidoreductase subunit NDUFA12, whose amino-acid sequence MNILMKIFTWWDGATIGTLLDSWRNGEEVGQDAQGNRYFRGRKKGAQGQERRWVIYSGANDASRVPAEWHGWLHGAGADTGGDVPESNLPPPRIWEVDYTPNATGTATAYRPAGALEKGGVRARATGDYEAWSPDQ is encoded by the coding sequence ATGAACATTCTCATGAAGATCTTCACCTGGTGGGACGGCGCCACCATCGGCACATTGCTCGACAGCTGGCGCAACGGCGAGGAAGTGGGCCAGGACGCGCAGGGCAACCGCTATTTCCGTGGCCGTAAAAAGGGTGCGCAGGGGCAGGAACGCCGCTGGGTCATCTATAGCGGTGCAAACGATGCGAGCCGCGTGCCTGCCGAATGGCACGGCTGGCTGCACGGTGCAGGCGCCGATACAGGGGGGGATGTGCCCGAAAGCAATCTGCCCCCGCCGCGCATCTGGGAGGTGGATTACACCCCCAATGCCACCGGCACCGCAACGGCCTATCGCCCCGCCGGTGCGCTGGAAAAGGGCGGCGTGCGCGCCCGCGCGACCGGCGATTACGAAGCCTGGTCGCCCGACCAGTGA
- a CDS encoding DUF2155 domain-containing protein, with protein MIPLRPLAAAATLLALAACGTSGEDEAAPVPDDGVTAEAPAIATQAENETIDADQEADGDEVPTGTPLAERVATLGLLNKRNNLTVEFELKPGEETVIDDVMVKLASCERRPPWDPEPETGAFVQVAVRDAGQDSNAQFKRIFSGWLFLNSPSLNVVEHPVYDVWVKDCAMSFPGEEAVSSE; from the coding sequence GTGATCCCGCTGCGCCCGCTGGCCGCTGCCGCCACGCTGCTGGCGCTGGCGGCTTGCGGCACGTCTGGCGAGGATGAGGCCGCGCCCGTTCCCGACGATGGCGTAACGGCCGAGGCGCCCGCCATCGCGACTCAGGCAGAGAACGAGACGATCGATGCCGATCAGGAAGCCGACGGCGACGAAGTGCCGACCGGCACGCCACTGGCCGAACGCGTCGCCACGCTGGGCCTTTTGAACAAGCGCAATAATCTGACGGTCGAGTTCGAGCTGAAGCCCGGCGAAGAGACCGTGATCGACGATGTGATGGTCAAGCTGGCCAGTTGCGAGCGCAGGCCGCCATGGGACCCCGAACCGGAGACGGGCGCATTCGTGCAAGTCGCGGTGCGCGATGCAGGGCAGGACAGCAATGCGCAGTTCAAGCGCATCTTTTCGGGCTGGCTATTCCTGAACAGCCCGTCGCTGAACGTGGTCGAGCATCCGGTCTATGACGTTTGGGTCAAGGATTGCGCGATGAGCTTTCCGGGCGAGGAAGCAGTCTCCAGCGAGTGA
- the aat gene encoding leucyl/phenylalanyl-tRNA--protein transferase, producing MSNRSRPEDAQDVIDPELLMLAYRSGIFPMAESRDDPEVMWIEPRERAIIPLDDLHVSRSLAKALKAERYQVTCNAAFAEVVDACAAPRRPSQIDDGTDSWISERIAASYRLLNRMGHAHSIECWRSGPNGRELVGGLYGVGFGRVFCGESMFSRASDASKLALCWLVAAMRAAHMELLDCQFMTPHLATMGAVAMPQADYLKRLEHALRPTTEASFASLPDGFHSLETASSPGKLIAQSLTQTS from the coding sequence ATGAGCAACCGCAGCCGCCCCGAAGACGCGCAGGACGTGATCGATCCGGAATTGCTGATGCTTGCCTATCGCAGCGGCATTTTCCCGATGGCCGAATCGCGCGACGACCCTGAGGTGATGTGGATCGAACCGCGCGAACGGGCGATCATTCCTCTGGACGACCTGCACGTGTCGCGCTCGCTGGCCAAGGCTTTGAAGGCGGAACGCTATCAGGTCACGTGCAACGCGGCCTTTGCCGAGGTGGTCGACGCCTGCGCCGCCCCGCGCCGCCCCAGCCAGATCGACGATGGCACCGACAGCTGGATCAGCGAACGGATCGCGGCCAGCTATCGCCTGTTGAACCGCATGGGCCATGCGCATTCCATCGAATGCTGGCGCAGTGGTCCAAACGGGCGAGAGCTGGTGGGCGGGCTGTATGGCGTGGGCTTTGGCCGCGTATTTTGCGGCGAATCGATGTTCAGCCGCGCCAGCGATGCATCGAAACTGGCCCTGTGCTGGCTGGTCGCGGCGATGCGCGCCGCGCATATGGAATTGCTGGACTGCCAGTTCATGACCCCGCATCTGGCGACCATGGGTGCAGTGGCCATGCCGCAAGCCGATTATCTGAAACGTCTGGAACACGCGCTGCGCCCCACGACCGAGGCCAGCTTCGCCAGCCTGCCCGACGGGTTTCACTCGCTGGAGACTGCTTCCTCGCCCGGAAAGCTCATCGCGCAATCCTTGACCCAAACGTCATAG
- a CDS encoding sodium:alanine symporter family protein, whose protein sequence is MSAEAEPSGLIDHVTNISDFIWGGTWGGAEVIPVPPMVIMLLGIGLYIMIGLRFYPIVKLGSAFAGLFSSRKNKGEGEISPFAALSTALSGQVGTGNLAGVATAIALGGPGAVFWMWITALIGMALGFAEGSLAIRYREKTPEGNWRGGPMSYIMQGLGPKWTWLAIVFAIGTLFSGLVTGNSIQSNEVASGLNELFGIERWLGGLIVAIAVFIVIIGGIKSIGSIAEKVVPFMAVCYIIMAVIAIILNISDIPETFSRIFAGAFSAQSASGGFAGAAIIMAMRAGVARGLFSNESGQGSTPIAHAVAQTDDPAQQGRMAMMGTFIDTIIICTMTALVILTVEGPFTHNGEAVRHVWQSDLGTTAQSGFVTTSAAFAAAFPTLIGNIPLGTLVASVALILFVFTTLLTWSYYGERAITFLYDRIPGSTAGGEKKLHVIWRVLWCIAIWFSATQPSQLVWRLGDISNATMALPNLIALAALSGVVFALARGDKTAGKDFHVDPRED, encoded by the coding sequence ATGAGCGCAGAGGCAGAGCCTTCGGGCCTGATCGATCACGTCACCAATATCTCGGATTTTATCTGGGGCGGCACATGGGGCGGGGCAGAAGTCATCCCCGTTCCACCGATGGTGATCATGTTGCTGGGCATCGGCCTTTACATCATGATCGGCCTGCGTTTCTACCCGATCGTCAAGCTGGGCAGCGCGTTTGCCGGCCTGTTCAGCAGCCGCAAAAACAAGGGCGAGGGCGAGATCAGCCCCTTTGCCGCGCTGTCCACCGCTTTGTCGGGACAGGTCGGCACCGGTAATCTGGCGGGCGTTGCCACCGCCATCGCGCTGGGCGGGCCCGGTGCGGTGTTCTGGATGTGGATCACCGCGCTGATCGGCATGGCGCTCGGCTTTGCCGAGGGTTCGCTGGCCATCCGTTACCGCGAAAAGACGCCAGAGGGTAACTGGCGCGGCGGCCCGATGAGCTATATCATGCAGGGCCTTGGCCCCAAATGGACATGGCTGGCCATCGTCTTTGCCATCGGCACGCTGTTTTCAGGCCTTGTGACCGGCAATTCGATCCAGTCGAACGAAGTGGCCAGCGGTCTCAACGAATTGTTCGGCATCGAACGCTGGCTGGGCGGGCTGATCGTCGCCATCGCCGTGTTCATCGTGATCATCGGCGGCATCAAGTCGATCGGCTCCATTGCCGAAAAGGTCGTGCCCTTCATGGCGGTGTGCTACATCATCATGGCGGTGATCGCGATCATCCTGAACATTTCCGACATTCCCGAAACCTTCAGCCGCATTTTTGCAGGCGCCTTCTCGGCCCAGTCAGCCAGCGGCGGTTTCGCGGGCGCGGCCATCATCATGGCGATGCGCGCGGGCGTGGCGCGCGGCCTGTTCTCGAACGAGAGCGGTCAGGGTTCGACCCCGATCGCCCACGCGGTCGCCCAGACCGACGATCCGGCACAGCAGGGCCGCATGGCGATGATGGGCACCTTCATCGACACGATTATCATCTGCACAATGACCGCGCTGGTCATCCTGACGGTCGAGGGCCCCTTCACCCATAACGGCGAGGCGGTGAGGCATGTGTGGCAGTCCGATCTGGGCACCACCGCGCAATCGGGCTTTGTCACCACCAGTGCAGCTTTTGCCGCGGCCTTTCCCACGCTGATCGGCAATATCCCGCTGGGCACACTGGTCGCGTCGGTCGCGCTGATCCTGTTCGTGTTCACCACCCTGCTGACGTGGAGCTATTACGGCGAACGCGCGATTACATTCCTATATGACCGCATCCCCGGCTCGACCGCGGGGGGTGAGAAAAAGCTGCACGTGATCTGGCGCGTGCTGTGGTGCATCGCGATCTGGTTCTCCGCCACGCAGCCTTCGCAGCTGGTATGGCGTCTGGGCGATATCTCGAACGCCACCATGGCGCTGCCCAACCTGATCGCGCTGGCCGCGCTGTCGGGCGTGGTGTTCGCGCTGGCACGCGGCGACAAGACGGCGGGCAAGGACTTTCACGTCGACCCGCGCGAGGATTGA
- the secE gene encoding preprotein translocase subunit SecE → MAKTPVAKPAEPEKKRKTSPGEFIRQVRAEGSKVVWPTWGETVQTSIFVGIMMLILSLFFLGIDSAFGAIMRWLLTLA, encoded by the coding sequence ATGGCCAAAACACCCGTGGCAAAGCCCGCTGAGCCCGAGAAGAAGCGCAAGACATCGCCCGGCGAGTTCATCCGCCAGGTTCGCGCCGAAGGTTCGAAAGTCGTCTGGCCGACATGGGGCGAGACGGTGCAGACCTCGATCTTCGTCGGCATCATGATGCTGATCCTGTCGCTGTTTTTTCTGGGTATCGATTCGGCATTCGGTGCGATCATGCGCTGGCTGCTGACGCTGGCCTGA
- the nusG gene encoding transcription termination/antitermination protein NusG, with amino-acid sequence MARWYIIHAYSGFENKVKEAILAEAERTGLEALVEAVEVPSETITEVKRGKKVQTERKTMPGYVLAKLAMNDDVYHLIKNTPKVTGFLGANNKPQPISEREAARYFGARDEAAAAPKREISVDYEIGDSVKVLDGPFASFNGVVEELDFDKNKVKVSVSIFGRATPVELDFEQVELVK; translated from the coding sequence ATGGCTCGCTGGTACATCATCCACGCCTATTCGGGTTTCGAGAACAAGGTGAAGGAAGCGATTCTGGCCGAGGCTGAACGCACCGGCCTTGAGGCTCTGGTCGAAGCGGTGGAAGTGCCGTCGGAAACCATCACCGAGGTGAAGCGCGGCAAGAAGGTACAGACCGAGCGCAAGACCATGCCGGGTTATGTCCTTGCCAAGCTGGCGATGAACGACGACGTCTATCACCTTATCAAGAACACCCCCAAGGTGACCGGCTTCCTTGGCGCCAATAACAAGCCGCAGCCGATTTCCGAGCGTGAGGCCGCCCGTTATTTCGGCGCCCGCGACGAAGCTGCCGCCGCGCCCAAGCGCGAGATCAGCGTCGATTACGAAATCGGCGATTCGGTCAAGGTGCTCGACGGCCCCTTCGCCAGCTTCAACGGCGTGGTGGAAGAGCTCGACTTCGACAAGAACAAGGTCAAGGTCTCGGTCTCGATCTTTGGCCGCGCAACGCCGGTCGAGCTGGACTTCGAACAGGTCGAACTGGTCAAGTAA
- a CDS encoding molybdopterin-binding protein, whose amino-acid sequence MAESKKIWTAALVVIGDEILSGRTHDKNIAQVASWLQVQGIRLAEVRVVADDLAAIVEAVNTLRARNDYLFTTGGIGPTHDDITVDAVSAALGVEAIVHPEARAILADYYETRGGLNDARLRMARTPEGAELIPNRYSGAPGIRVGNVFLMAGVPNITAGMLDALTGTLEGGDPVLSETVGCWIAESEVADLLREVEKAHEGVQIGSYPFFREGKVGANFVIRSTDADMLASCVHTLCEGLGELGREFTPGGI is encoded by the coding sequence ATGGCCGAATCCAAAAAGATATGGACCGCCGCTCTCGTCGTTATCGGCGACGAGATCCTGTCGGGCCGCACCCATGACAAGAATATCGCGCAAGTGGCCAGCTGGCTGCAGGTGCAGGGCATCCGCCTTGCCGAAGTGCGCGTGGTGGCCGACGATCTGGCCGCCATTGTCGAGGCGGTGAACACGCTGCGCGCACGCAACGATTATTTGTTCACCACAGGCGGCATCGGACCGACGCATGACGATATCACGGTCGATGCCGTGTCCGCGGCTTTGGGAGTAGAGGCCATCGTCCACCCCGAAGCGCGGGCGATCCTGGCCGATTATTACGAAACCCGCGGCGGATTGAACGATGCGCGGCTGCGCATGGCGCGCACGCCAGAGGGGGCGGAGCTGATCCCCAATCGTTATTCGGGCGCGCCCGGCATTCGCGTGGGCAATGTCTTTCTGATGGCGGGGGTCCCCAATATCACCGCGGGAATGCTCGACGCGCTGACCGGCACGCTGGAAGGCGGCGATCCGGTGCTGTCCGAAACCGTGGGCTGCTGGATCGCGGAAAGCGAAGTGGCCGATTTGCTGCGCGAAGTCGAAAAAGCGCATGAGGGTGTGCAGATCGGCAGCTATCCGTTTTTCCGCGAAGGCAAGGTCGGGGCGAATTTCGTGATCCGTTCGACCGATGCGGACATGCTGGCCAGTTGCGTCCACACTCTGTGCGAAGGGCTGGGCGAATTGGGGCGCGAGTTCACGCCGGGCGGGATCTGA
- a CDS encoding DUF4136 domain-containing protein yields MHILFARTAIAAAAAAAGLAVPVAAAAQPVPWVSHTMREAQPTMLANRSSLRDRRDSREGKVTAEQFAAEDGAAVLGHGAITVRSVADSTPEARDRLVYEAAMIDRLVMAGYDTMAPTNEADQLAEIRVISDIAEPAEVERNPVSGSTAVTVSNRGTAMGMALNVDMTKPRAALLSTRMELRIRDRESGRVLWEARAQTWSRDDPENRDEGAIANRLAAALMEGFPRPAA; encoded by the coding sequence ATGCACATCTTATTTGCCCGTACTGCAATAGCGGCTGCCGCTGCCGCTGCCGGATTGGCTGTGCCTGTTGCGGCGGCTGCGCAGCCGGTGCCATGGGTTAGCCATACGATGCGTGAAGCCCAGCCGACCATGCTGGCCAATCGTTCATCGCTCCGCGACCGGCGCGACAGTCGCGAGGGAAAGGTGACGGCCGAACAATTTGCTGCCGAGGATGGCGCGGCGGTTCTGGGTCATGGCGCGATCACGGTACGCTCCGTTGCAGACAGCACACCCGAAGCCCGCGACCGGCTGGTCTATGAAGCGGCCATGATCGACCGGCTGGTCATGGCGGGTTATGACACGATGGCGCCGACCAACGAAGCGGATCAGCTGGCCGAAATACGCGTGATCAGCGACATCGCCGAACCGGCAGAGGTGGAGAGGAACCCTGTCAGCGGTTCAACGGCGGTGACCGTTTCCAATCGTGGCACGGCGATGGGTATGGCGCTGAACGTCGACATGACCAAGCCGCGTGCGGCGCTGCTTTCGACACGGATGGAACTGCGCATTCGCGATCGAGAGAGTGGCAGGGTGCTGTGGGAAGCGCGGGCACAGACCTGGTCGCGTGACGATCCGGAAAACCGCGACGAGGGGGCGATTGCCAACCGGCTGGCCGCCGCGTTGATGGAAGGGTTTCCGCGTCCCGCCGCGTGA
- the rplA gene encoding 50S ribosomal protein L1, whose amino-acid sequence MAKQTKKQKMLAEKLDSEKLYGFDEALTTLRDLQTAKFDQTLEVAMNLGVDPRHADQQVRGMVSLPAGTGKTVKVAVFARGDNAEKALEAGADKVGAEDLMEDMQAGNLDYDRVIATPDMMGVVGRLGKVLGPKGLMPNPKLGTVTPNVAQAVKDAKGGQVQYRVEKAGIIHSGIGKLSFSDADLKANFDAFVDAVIKAKPSGAKGKYVQKISVSSSMGPGLKIDTAEVQGA is encoded by the coding sequence ATGGCAAAGCAGACCAAGAAGCAGAAGATGCTGGCTGAAAAGCTGGATTCGGAAAAGCTGTACGGTTTCGACGAAGCGCTGACCACGCTGCGCGACCTGCAGACCGCAAAGTTCGACCAGACGCTGGAAGTCGCCATGAACCTTGGCGTCGATCCGCGCCACGCCGACCAGCAGGTCCGCGGCATGGTTTCGCTGCCCGCAGGCACCGGCAAGACCGTCAAGGTCGCCGTGTTCGCGCGCGGCGACAATGCCGAAAAGGCGCTGGAAGCCGGTGCCGACAAGGTTGGCGCCGAAGACCTGATGGAAGACATGCAGGCCGGCAACCTCGACTACGACCGCGTGATCGCGACTCCCGACATGATGGGCGTCGTCGGCCGTCTGGGTAAGGTGCTGGGCCCCAAGGGCCTGATGCCGAACCCCAAGCTGGGCACCGTGACCCCGAACGTGGCGCAGGCCGTGAAGGACGCCAAGGGCGGTCAGGTCCAGTACCGCGTCGAAAAAGCCGGTATCATTCACTCAGGGATTGGCAAGCTGTCGTTCTCGGACGCTGACCTCAAGGCGAACTTCGACGCTTTCGTCGATGCCGTCATCAAGGCCAAGCCGTCGGGCGCGAAGGGCAAGTATGTCCAGAAGATCTCGGTCTCGTCCTCGATGGGCCCCGGCCTGAAGATCGACACTGCCGAGGTGCAGGGCGCCTGA
- the rplK gene encoding 50S ribosomal protein L11 gives MAKKIEGYIKLQVPAGTANPSPPIGPALGQRGVNIMEFCKAFNAATQELEKGMPIPTTITVYADRSFTFTTKSPPASFLLKKAAKLKSGSKEPGKVSAGSIKRSDVQAIAEQKMADLNANDIDQAMKIIEGSARSMGLEVVEG, from the coding sequence ATGGCCAAGAAGATCGAAGGCTATATCAAGCTGCAGGTGCCTGCCGGCACCGCCAACCCGTCCCCGCCGATCGGCCCTGCACTGGGCCAGCGCGGCGTGAACATCATGGAATTCTGCAAGGCGTTCAACGCCGCCACGCAGGAACTTGAAAAGGGCATGCCGATCCCGACGACCATCACGGTCTATGCGGATCGCTCGTTCACTTTCACCACCAAGTCGCCGCCGGCTTCGTTCCTTCTGAAGAAGGCCGCGAAGCTGAAGTCGGGCTCGAAGGAGCCGGGCAAGGTTTCGGCCGGATCCATCAAGCGCAGCGACGTGCAGGCGATCGCCGAGCAGAAGATGGCCGATCTGAACGCGAACGATATCGACCAGGCCATGAAGATCATCGAGGGCAGCGCCCGTTCGATGGGCCTTGAAGTGGTGGAGGGCTGA